The genomic region CCGGGTGAGCCTATCATATTAATCATCAATACGCCCTTCTGTTTCATCATGCTTCTTATATAAGAAGCATGCTCCTCGTCAGCTGCCATGACGGATTTCTTAACGTTAACAAGTCTTGGCATGTTTCATTTCCACCTCCAGGTTCGTCAATTCCAGCTCCATTCCATTTAAAAGGTTAACATTTATGGAGGAGCATTTTGGACACATGCCCAAAAATTCTCTATCGCTCCAAAGATAACCGCATTCGTCGCATTTGATCAGCAAAGGTATTTCATCAATTTCCAAAAGGGCATTTTCCATTATGGTGCCCTTTGACGCCACATCGAAGCAAAACTTCAGTATATCCGGCACAATCTGGCGC from Acetomicrobium thermoterrenum DSM 13490 harbors:
- the hypA gene encoding hydrogenase maturation nickel metallochaperone HypA, giving the protein MHEMSIVEALMEQIIKMSQDEDWEAVTRIRLKVGAMRQIVPDILKFCFDVASKGTIMENALLEIDEIPLLIKCDECGYLWSDREFLGMCPKCSSINVNLLNGMELELTNLEVEMKHAKTC